One Terriglobia bacterium DNA segment encodes these proteins:
- a CDS encoding cytochrome b/b6 domain-containing protein, whose translation MSGGCALSAACNERHGRRGWGLWVVLILSFIWLMPHALAAKTPKAPANADCLACHTAEAGLTKEVNGKQVSLAVDEKKFNASIHGQMFKCVDCHKDVKTSPHENTPAKVSCADCHADAQKAFDGSMHAVVASTGKMNGRTPTCTSCHGGAHEILPPGDENSKVNHKNIPATCATCHSQKFVMDEAGLSSTTVASYNASVHGKAVAGGNVNAAVCTDCHSSHAILGPGNPKSAIYKFNVPATCAKCHDNVKTEFVQSIHGQALARGNWQAPVCTDCHGIHSIKKHTDPTSSVAAANLAKVTCSSCHEGVRMSAEFGVESRRATTYLQSYHGLASKLGSTVVANCASCHGVHNILPSSDPKSMVNKANLVKTCGKCHPGANQKFITGTVHIDVPLSADMGSTAIRWVRRFYIPLILMTIGGMLLHNFLIWRKKAIAIRNKQHRPIVRLTLDQRIQHALLLSSFITLVITGFALAYPDSWLGLVVGESFRRWAHRIAAVIMMAVGVYHAYYLAAKGEGRKAFLDMLPVFKDAADIRDNMRYYLGLGGGKPAFARFTYAEKMEYWALAWGWLIMSATGLMAWFKVGVGVFLPRWSVDVALAVHFYEAVLASLAIVVWHFYQVIVDPDVYPLNWAFWDGKMSEELYHEEHSLDALRMMQEQNGGPAGPREGEEVTAKK comes from the coding sequence ATGTCCGGAGGTTGTGCCCTATCGGCTGCCTGTAACGAGCGTCACGGCCGGCGTGGCTGGGGACTGTGGGTCGTACTCATACTCTCCTTTATATGGTTGATGCCCCACGCGCTGGCAGCGAAGACTCCCAAGGCGCCGGCCAACGCGGATTGCCTCGCCTGCCACACGGCGGAAGCGGGCCTGACCAAGGAGGTCAACGGCAAGCAGGTCAGCCTTGCCGTGGACGAGAAGAAGTTCAACGCCTCCATCCACGGCCAGATGTTCAAGTGCGTGGATTGCCACAAGGACGTCAAGACGTCGCCGCACGAGAACACGCCGGCCAAGGTGTCGTGCGCGGACTGCCATGCCGACGCGCAGAAGGCGTTCGACGGCAGCATGCACGCCGTGGTGGCCTCGACCGGCAAGATGAACGGCCGGACGCCGACCTGCACCTCCTGCCACGGCGGCGCGCACGAGATCCTGCCTCCGGGCGATGAGAATTCCAAGGTCAACCACAAGAACATCCCTGCCACCTGCGCCACCTGCCACAGCCAGAAGTTCGTGATGGACGAAGCGGGGCTCAGCTCCACCACGGTGGCGTCGTACAACGCGAGCGTGCACGGTAAGGCGGTGGCCGGCGGCAACGTGAATGCCGCGGTCTGCACCGACTGCCATAGCAGTCACGCCATCCTCGGGCCCGGCAACCCGAAATCGGCGATCTACAAGTTCAACGTGCCCGCCACCTGCGCCAAGTGCCACGACAACGTGAAGACGGAGTTCGTGCAGAGCATCCACGGGCAGGCGCTGGCGCGCGGCAACTGGCAGGCGCCGGTATGCACCGACTGCCACGGCATCCACAGCATCAAGAAGCACACGGACCCGACCTCTTCGGTCGCGGCCGCCAATCTGGCGAAGGTGACCTGCTCAAGCTGCCACGAAGGCGTCCGCATGTCGGCGGAATTCGGCGTCGAGTCACGCCGCGCGACCACGTACCTCCAGAGCTATCACGGACTGGCGTCGAAGCTGGGATCCACGGTGGTCGCCAACTGCGCCTCCTGCCACGGCGTTCACAATATCCTTCCTTCATCGGACCCGAAGTCCATGGTGAACAAGGCGAACCTGGTGAAGACCTGCGGCAAGTGCCATCCGGGCGCGAACCAGAAGTTCATCACCGGCACGGTGCACATCGACGTGCCGCTCTCGGCCGACATGGGCAGCACCGCGATCCGCTGGGTGCGGCGGTTTTACATTCCCCTGATCCTGATGACCATCGGCGGCATGCTGCTGCACAACTTCCTGATCTGGCGGAAAAAGGCGATCGCCATCCGCAACAAGCAGCACCGGCCGATCGTGCGCCTGACGCTCGACCAGCGCATTCAGCACGCGCTGCTGCTATCGAGCTTTATCACCCTGGTGATCACCGGCTTCGCGCTGGCGTATCCCGATTCCTGGCTGGGCCTGGTGGTCGGCGAAAGCTTCCGGCGCTGGGCGCACCGTATAGCCGCCGTGATAATGATGGCAGTCGGCGTTTACCACGCGTATTATCTTGCCGCTAAGGGCGAGGGACGGAAGGCGTTCCTGGACATGCTCCCGGTGTTCAAGGACGCCGCGGACATCCGCGACAACATGCGCTACTACCTGGGCCTCGGCGGCGGCAAGCCGGCATTCGCCCGCTTCACCTACGCCGAGAAGATGGAGTACTGGGCGCTGGCGTGGGGCTGGCTGATCATGTCGGCGACCGGCCTGATGGCGTGGTTCAAGGTGGGCGTCGGGGTGTTCTTGCCGCGCTGGTCGGTGGACGTGGCCCTGGCGGTGCATTTCTACGAGGCGGTGCTGGCCTCGCTGGCCATCGTCGTCTGGCACTTCTACCAGGTGATCGTCGATCCCGACGTCTATCCGCTCAACTGGGCGTTCTGGGACGGCAAGATGTCGGAGGAGCTGTACCACGAAGAACATTCGCTCGATGCGTTGCGCATGATGCAGGAACAAAACGGTGGACCAGCCGGGCCGCGTGAGGGCGAGGAAGTAACGGCAAAGAAATAG